The Niallia sp. Man26 genome includes a window with the following:
- a CDS encoding AraC family transcriptional regulator, protein MTRDELRKLLIQLSESEMRHKKNPTSGLSIYEKVKKVRSNGEEVLLFDFDQDLYEMTQKNTKFPYNINNQYLNHQIAITQHSRYSLIPTHIHNYVEMTYVYKGECKQIINGKLLTLQEGDISILDTNVPHSVLETSENDIIINFIMLKSFFTTAFLSRLGSTGIISNFLINAISQTQDHNRFIVFHTGIESIFKETVENLMCEYFEPDICSKEIIESYIVILFSEMLRTFQRNQAMLHGSSSENNLIQILKYLEDNYKDCTLISTANYFNFHPNYFSSFIKKSTGRTFKELIQIQRMTRACILLTNTSLTVNEIANEVGYQNLGFFYKKFTSYFKQTPSEFRKGNLQ, encoded by the coding sequence ATGACTAGAGATGAGTTAAGAAAATTACTTATACAATTATCTGAAAGTGAAATGCGTCACAAGAAAAATCCCACTTCTGGTTTAAGTATTTACGAAAAGGTCAAGAAAGTAAGATCTAACGGAGAAGAAGTTTTGCTTTTTGATTTTGACCAAGATTTATATGAAATGACTCAAAAGAATACTAAGTTTCCATATAATATAAATAACCAATATTTAAATCATCAAATTGCTATTACACAGCATTCAAGATATTCACTTATACCGACACATATCCATAATTATGTTGAAATGACTTACGTTTATAAAGGTGAGTGTAAACAAATTATTAATGGTAAACTTCTTACTTTACAAGAAGGGGATATTTCTATATTAGATACAAATGTACCTCACTCTGTTTTAGAAACTTCTGAGAATGATATAATCATTAACTTTATTATGCTAAAATCCTTTTTCACTACTGCTTTTTTAAGTAGATTAGGTAGCACTGGTATCATATCGAATTTTCTTATCAATGCTATTTCTCAAACACAAGATCATAACCGCTTTATCGTCTTTCATACTGGAATAGAATCTATTTTCAAAGAAACAGTTGAGAATCTAATGTGTGAATACTTTGAACCTGATATTTGCTCAAAAGAAATAATAGAATCCTACATTGTCATCTTATTTAGTGAAATGCTTAGAACTTTTCAAAGAAATCAAGCAATGTTACATGGAAGCTCTTCTGAAAATAACTTAATACAAATACTTAAATACTTAGAGGACAATTATAAAGATTGCACACTTATTTCAACAGCAAATTACTTTAATTTTCATCCCAACTATTTTAGCTCTTTTATAAAAAAATCTACCGGTCGTACATTTAAAGAATTAATTCAAATACAACGTATGACTAGGGCTTGTATTCTATTAACGAATACATCATTAACAGTGAACGAAATTGCAAATGAAGTTGGTTACCAAAATCTTGGTTTTTTTTACAAAAAATTCACTTCCTATTTCAAGCAAACTCCCAGTGAATTCCGTAAAGGGAATTTGCAATAG